A window from Alkalicoccobacillus plakortidis encodes these proteins:
- a CDS encoding carbohydrate ABC transporter permease: MNILGKLLKYLVLVLGLFITLGPFYWMIVGATNSSGALLSVPPNLIPGDQLAVNFRNLLDNIDIFQALLNSTIITVIFTVVAGLFSAAAGYAFAKYTFKGRNTLFAMLLVSMMIPYQALIIPQFELFANLGILNTYSAIILPQLAYPFAIFLMRQSMKSIPDSLLESARIDGCGEYRIFFQISLPMMLPAIGAVAIFLFTHQWNNFLWPLVAIVTEDMYTLPIVLSILAGQDNLDYGQLMLAASISVLPIFIMFLFLQRFFIAGIASGAVKE; this comes from the coding sequence TTGAATATCCTAGGTAAGCTATTAAAATATCTTGTGCTAGTGCTTGGCTTGTTCATCACACTTGGACCATTCTACTGGATGATTGTTGGTGCAACGAACTCATCAGGAGCATTGCTTTCTGTACCACCCAATCTTATTCCTGGTGACCAGTTAGCAGTAAACTTTCGAAACCTTTTAGATAACATTGATATCTTTCAAGCGTTATTGAATTCCACGATTATTACCGTAATATTTACAGTCGTGGCAGGCTTGTTCAGTGCAGCAGCAGGTTATGCCTTTGCAAAATATACGTTTAAAGGTCGGAACACATTGTTTGCAATGTTACTTGTATCAATGATGATTCCATATCAGGCATTGATTATTCCTCAATTCGAGCTTTTTGCTAATCTGGGGATTTTGAATACGTACAGTGCGATTATCTTGCCACAGCTCGCTTACCCATTCGCGATATTTCTTATGAGGCAAAGCATGAAATCGATTCCTGATTCATTGTTAGAGTCAGCACGGATTGACGGCTGCGGAGAATACCGTATTTTCTTTCAGATTTCATTACCGATGATGCTTCCAGCCATCGGGGCAGTGGCTATCTTTTTATTCACACATCAATGGAATAACTTCCTATGGCCACTTGTAGCTATCGTGACTGAGGATATGTACACACTGCCGATTGTATTGTCTATTTTGGCAGGACAGGATAACCTTGATTACGGGCAATTGATGTTAGCTGCATCCATATCAGTACTGCCAATCTTTATCATGTTTCTATTCTTGCAACGATTTTTTATAGCTGGCATTGCGAGTGGAGCGGTGAAGGAGTAG
- a CDS encoding carbohydrate ABC transporter permease encodes MSNSVTHKKVKGKSPKNQAGLAPYVFIAPTVLLFLMFTGYPVVYSLFLSFTTNEAGINTFAGFENYIRLFQDSLFYESLLNTFIILIFQVPIMIMFAVVLANVLHSGIHRLKGVLRVAFFTPTVTSLVAAAIIFLLILNQDFGIINYMLSSVGIDRIPWLNDPFWAKVSLIMVTIWRWTGYNMIIILAGLQVIPKDLYEAASIDGASPIRKFFSITLPQLKPVLLFAVVMSTIGTFQLFDEAFNLTGGGPINATTTVTMYLYENGFEYFDFGYASAIAYIVVLIIALLSFIQFKLAGDDD; translated from the coding sequence ATGAGTAATTCTGTCACCCATAAAAAAGTAAAAGGCAAAAGCCCGAAAAATCAAGCAGGACTCGCACCATATGTGTTTATTGCACCAACCGTTCTACTGTTTTTGATGTTTACGGGTTATCCCGTAGTATATTCATTATTCCTTAGCTTTACAACAAATGAAGCAGGCATTAATACTTTTGCAGGGTTTGAGAATTATATACGCCTGTTTCAAGATAGCTTATTTTATGAATCACTGTTAAACACTTTCATTATACTCATATTTCAAGTTCCAATTATGATTATGTTTGCCGTTGTACTTGCGAATGTATTACATAGTGGAATTCATCGCTTGAAAGGTGTGCTACGTGTAGCTTTTTTTACACCAACTGTTACATCATTAGTCGCTGCAGCGATTATTTTTCTATTAATTTTAAATCAAGACTTTGGGATTATAAATTATATGCTTTCGAGCGTAGGCATTGATCGTATCCCTTGGTTAAATGATCCTTTTTGGGCCAAAGTATCTCTTATTATGGTTACAATCTGGCGATGGACAGGCTATAACATGATTATTATCTTAGCTGGTCTTCAAGTAATACCTAAAGATCTTTATGAAGCAGCTAGTATCGATGGGGCCAGCCCTATCCGCAAGTTCTTTTCAATCACTTTGCCCCAGTTAAAGCCCGTTTTACTATTTGCTGTGGTCATGTCAACAATCGGGACGTTTCAATTGTTTGATGAAGCATTTAACTTAACTGGTGGTGGACCGATTAATGCCACAACAACGGTTACCATGTATTTATATGAAAATGGATTTGAATACTTTGACTTTGGTTATGCTTCAGCGATCGCTTATATCGTTGTTCTTATCATAGCGCTACTATCGTTTATTCAGTTTAAATTGGCAGGTGATGACGATTGA
- a CDS encoding ABC transporter substrate-binding protein — MRYKIPLSIACLGLALTGCSETENQESDGPSGDVTVWAWNLEAEYLLDIVPDFEEKYPDINVDVLKLSGDQVYQRLTTGLAAGVESQLPDLVQVENQRIDLYMENFSESFVNLSDMGFDEHRDKFVEGKIAPLINDDDGIMAFPRDTGPMTVFYRVDLFEDAGIDPDEIITWDDYIAAGEQMLDETGTLMTGMQFNGDTQFYRAMLQQHDLLYFDLDGRVTANTEAAHRSMETLKAMDDAGIFLYASTGEEVNAAIKNDAVASVISGSWQKGIIEDQMPEQEGLWRVMKLPVFEEGGLTAANDGGSNLAITSVSSNKEAAYLFGEFASVNVDNQVYGAQAYGAYPALIEAIERPELAEGDEFFGGQEIFTLFGEEAIDLPIVNFTDDYLRAQNNFNDAIGRVILENVTVDEALETAGNRLEAATGREASDE; from the coding sequence ATGCGGTATAAAATACCGTTAAGCATAGCTTGTTTAGGCCTTGCTTTGACGGGATGTAGTGAGACGGAGAATCAGGAATCAGATGGACCTTCCGGTGACGTGACAGTGTGGGCATGGAATTTAGAGGCTGAGTATTTACTTGATATTGTTCCAGATTTTGAAGAGAAGTACCCTGATATTAATGTAGACGTGTTAAAACTAAGTGGAGATCAAGTGTATCAAAGATTAACAACTGGCCTTGCAGCTGGTGTTGAGAGTCAGCTTCCTGATCTTGTCCAAGTAGAAAATCAACGAATTGATCTCTACATGGAGAATTTCAGCGAAAGCTTTGTTAACTTATCAGATATGGGGTTTGATGAGCATCGTGATAAATTTGTTGAAGGAAAAATTGCTCCACTCATAAATGATGATGATGGGATCATGGCATTCCCTAGAGATACGGGACCGATGACTGTATTTTATCGAGTCGATCTTTTTGAAGATGCAGGTATTGATCCAGATGAGATCATTACATGGGATGATTATATTGCAGCAGGTGAACAAATGCTTGACGAAACTGGCACGTTAATGACTGGAATGCAATTTAACGGAGACACTCAATTTTACAGAGCGATGCTACAACAGCATGATTTATTATATTTTGACCTAGATGGAAGAGTTACTGCTAATACAGAGGCAGCTCATCGTTCGATGGAAACATTAAAAGCAATGGACGATGCAGGAATTTTCCTTTACGCTTCTACGGGTGAGGAAGTAAATGCGGCAATTAAAAATGATGCGGTTGCATCAGTGATCAGTGGGTCATGGCAAAAAGGGATTATCGAGGACCAGATGCCAGAGCAAGAAGGCTTATGGAGAGTCATGAAGCTTCCTGTATTTGAGGAAGGTGGTTTAACTGCCGCAAATGATGGTGGATCAAACCTTGCGATTACATCTGTATCAAGTAATAAAGAAGCGGCGTATTTATTTGGAGAATTTGCTTCTGTAAACGTTGACAATCAAGTTTACGGGGCACAAGCTTACGGTGCATATCCGGCTCTTATCGAAGCCATTGAGCGACCAGAGCTCGCTGAAGGAGATGAGTTCTTTGGTGGTCAAGAAATCTTTACCCTTTTTGGGGAAGAGGCAATAGATTTACCGATTGTTAACTTCACTGATGATTATTTGAGGGCTCAAAATAATTTTAACGATGCCATTGGACGAGTTATTTTGGAGAACGTGACTGTAGATGAGGCTCTTGAGACTGCAGGAAATCGATTAGAAGCAGCCACGGGACGGGAGGCAAGCGATGAGTAA
- a CDS encoding saccharopine dehydrogenase NADP-binding domain-containing protein — MKDKIVVVGGYGKVGRSICQQLVRFYLNKVYAAGRNKRKAEQFSEETANQVQPLVYDVHSHIEPDWLSETKIVVMCLDLESTIFVEMCLKAGIYYIDIAANSDFLKQVMELKNQSLPGTAIVSVGLAPGLTNLLVQQALQDCSDVKEVDISILLGVGEKHGPAAIDWTLVKMVNSFNKRKKIDFNEPVGNRNVYEFPFSDQYTLRHTLSIPSVTTRLCFDSTFITTIAALIGILKLSRCLKNKKLRNRLVSLIERLNIGSDQFAIKVDAYSSTSHIERSIN, encoded by the coding sequence ATGAAAGATAAAATTGTTGTTGTAGGAGGGTATGGAAAGGTTGGACGAAGTATTTGCCAACAACTTGTTCGTTTTTATCTTAATAAAGTTTATGCTGCTGGCCGAAATAAGCGGAAGGCAGAACAATTTTCAGAGGAGACGGCAAACCAAGTACAACCACTTGTTTATGATGTACATTCCCATATCGAGCCGGATTGGTTATCTGAAACAAAGATTGTTGTGATGTGTCTTGATTTAGAATCAACCATATTTGTTGAAATGTGCTTAAAAGCAGGTATTTACTATATTGATATTGCAGCGAATTCTGATTTTCTGAAACAAGTGATGGAACTAAAAAATCAATCATTACCCGGTACTGCTATAGTAAGTGTGGGGCTCGCTCCAGGATTAACTAACTTACTCGTACAACAAGCATTACAAGACTGCAGTGATGTCAAGGAAGTAGATATTTCAATATTGCTTGGAGTTGGAGAGAAACATGGACCTGCTGCCATTGATTGGACATTAGTAAAGATGGTCAATTCCTTTAATAAACGTAAAAAAATTGATTTCAATGAACCAGTAGGAAATCGCAATGTTTATGAATTTCCTTTTTCAGATCAATATACCTTGCGACATACACTGTCTATTCCCAGTGTGACAACAAGACTTTGTTTTGATTCAACATTTATTACTACTATCGCTGCATTAATCGGGATTCTAAAACTATCAAGATGTTTAAAAAACAAAAAACTCCGCAATCGTCTTGTGTCACTAATTGAGAGATTAAATATCGGGTCGGATCAGTTTGCGATTAAAGTGGATGCTTATTCGTCAACGAGCCATATTGAGCGATCAATTAACTAA
- a CDS encoding helix-turn-helix transcriptional regulator has protein sequence MTDKTLSLHQVRTHIRQALKKQISFDASCITTVDPSTLLSTGSLTDTVIETIHDALLKNEYLTNDLNSHQQLAESTRSKAVSLQHSQKPNASIRLHTILIPAGFGDELRVALISKSTCWGFISLFRKLSSPYFTKEELKLLSRLASFFAEDLQSKQAQLVKTKDNDFTPGLLILNKDLQLIYSTGEGEKWLALMREWEGLSESQLPRSFQTLSIQLQKENTDHATLITSNLFGGIMQVRAEQLHHLKQDNTIAFHIEKASIENNQFYIQSHYQLSNRELDVILCIKKGLSTKLIADNLFISTYTVQDHLKSIFHKVDVHSRNELLSKIDQLL, from the coding sequence ATGACGGACAAAACCCTTTCTTTACATCAGGTAAGAACGCACATTCGCCAAGCATTAAAGAAACAAATTTCTTTTGATGCATCCTGCATTACGACAGTTGATCCCAGTACTTTGCTTTCAACAGGATCTCTTACTGATACAGTTATTGAAACCATTCATGATGCTTTACTTAAAAATGAATACCTAACTAATGATCTCAACTCTCATCAACAACTTGCCGAGAGCACAAGATCTAAGGCAGTGTCTTTACAACACTCACAAAAACCAAATGCAAGCATACGACTACACACCATTTTAATTCCAGCAGGTTTTGGAGATGAGCTTCGTGTAGCGCTCATCAGCAAGTCAACATGTTGGGGATTTATTAGTCTATTTCGTAAACTTTCAAGTCCTTACTTTACAAAGGAAGAATTAAAGTTGTTATCTAGACTCGCCAGTTTTTTTGCTGAAGATCTTCAATCAAAACAAGCTCAGTTAGTGAAAACAAAAGACAATGATTTTACGCCAGGTTTACTCATTCTAAATAAAGACCTTCAACTTATTTACTCAACAGGTGAAGGAGAAAAATGGCTTGCACTCATGAGAGAATGGGAAGGTTTATCAGAAAGTCAGCTACCTCGCTCCTTTCAAACCTTATCGATACAATTACAAAAGGAGAATACAGACCATGCAACACTCATTACGAGCAACTTATTTGGTGGCATTATGCAGGTACGTGCAGAACAACTCCATCATTTGAAACAGGACAATACAATTGCGTTTCATATTGAAAAGGCTTCAATTGAAAACAATCAATTTTATATTCAATCACACTACCAGTTAAGTAATCGCGAACTCGACGTGATTCTCTGTATAAAAAAAGGACTATCAACTAAGCTAATAGCTGATAATCTTTTTATTTCTACATACACGGTTCAAGATCATTTAAAATCTATTTTTCATAAAGTAGACGTTCATTCACGTAATGAGTTATTAAGTAAGATAGATCAGCTATTATAA
- the trpS gene encoding tryptophan--tRNA ligase, translating into MERLLTGDRVTGKLHLGHYVGSLKNRVELQSQVDSLIMLADVQALTTHFEQPDQLAHHLKQVTLDYLSVGIDPNQSTIFVQSMIPEIAELTVYFSMFVTINSLRHNPTIKAEAKENGYEDLYYGFLGYPISQTADITFCKATVVPVGEDQLPHMEQTRKIIRRFNQLYAPIFQEPQAVVGEFPRLIGLDGSSKMSKTKGNTINLDATKEEVHAKIKKATTDPARVRKSDPGHPEVCPIYSYHQAFRKEAVTDIYDGCTNAKLGCVECKQMIAASINHLLEPMRERRNIVLKQPRQIDEILEAGTARARNIGKQTMEEVREAMSMSYFRRDIL; encoded by the coding sequence ATGGAACGTTTATTAACAGGAGATCGTGTAACAGGAAAGCTACATCTTGGCCATTATGTCGGCAGCTTAAAAAATCGCGTGGAGCTACAAAGTCAAGTTGACTCACTTATCATGTTAGCGGATGTGCAAGCACTAACCACTCATTTTGAACAGCCTGATCAATTAGCACACCACCTAAAACAAGTCACGTTGGATTATCTATCTGTTGGAATAGACCCGAATCAAAGCACAATCTTTGTGCAATCAATGATTCCTGAAATCGCTGAATTGACAGTTTATTTCTCGATGTTTGTTACGATTAATTCCCTACGTCATAATCCAACAATTAAAGCTGAAGCGAAGGAAAATGGCTATGAAGATTTGTATTATGGATTTCTCGGGTACCCAATCAGCCAAACAGCAGATATCACATTTTGTAAAGCAACCGTCGTTCCAGTTGGTGAAGATCAGCTTCCACATATGGAGCAGACACGAAAAATCATTCGACGTTTTAACCAGCTATATGCCCCGATTTTTCAAGAACCTCAAGCTGTTGTTGGTGAATTTCCGCGTTTAATTGGCTTAGATGGCAGCAGTAAAATGAGTAAAACTAAAGGCAATACAATTAATCTTGACGCAACAAAAGAAGAAGTACATGCAAAAATTAAAAAAGCAACCACTGATCCCGCAAGAGTCAGAAAATCAGATCCTGGTCATCCAGAAGTATGCCCAATCTATTCCTATCACCAAGCCTTTCGAAAAGAAGCAGTAACTGACATTTATGACGGATGCACAAATGCCAAGCTTGGATGTGTTGAGTGTAAGCAAATGATTGCAGCAAGCATCAATCATTTGCTTGAGCCGATGCGAGAACGACGAAATATCGTACTGAAGCAGCCTCGACAAATCGATGAAATACTTGAAGCAGGAACTGCAAGGGCAAGAAACATTGGCAAGCAGACAATGGAGGAAGTGAGAGAAGCCATGAGTATGAGTTATTTTAGAAGAGATATCTTATAA
- a CDS encoding YebC/PmpR family DNA-binding transcriptional regulator produces MGRKWNNIKEKKASKDANTSRIYAKFGREIYVVAKQGEPDPESNQALKVVLERAKTYNVPKAIIDRAIEKAKGGLDENYDELRYEGFGPNGSMIIVDALTNNVNRTASDVRAAFGKNGGNMGVSGSVAYMFDAAAVIGVEGHSEEAVLEHMMEEEVDVKDIVQEDDTVIVHADPEQFHAVQEAFKKLGVSEFSVAELTMVAQNDVEVPEDAKEQFEKLVDALEDLEDVQQVYHNVDLGE; encoded by the coding sequence ATGGGACGTAAATGGAATAACATTAAAGAAAAAAAAGCATCAAAGGATGCTAATACAAGTAGAATTTATGCGAAGTTCGGTCGAGAGATATACGTGGTTGCCAAACAAGGTGAACCTGATCCAGAATCGAATCAAGCTTTAAAAGTGGTTCTAGAGCGTGCTAAGACATATAATGTTCCAAAAGCAATTATAGATCGGGCGATTGAAAAGGCAAAAGGCGGTTTAGATGAGAATTACGATGAGCTCCGTTATGAAGGGTTTGGACCCAACGGATCGATGATTATCGTCGATGCCTTAACGAACAATGTTAACCGAACAGCATCAGATGTTCGAGCGGCTTTTGGAAAAAACGGTGGTAATATGGGCGTGAGTGGGTCTGTTGCTTATATGTTTGATGCAGCTGCAGTTATTGGTGTCGAAGGCCATTCAGAAGAAGCAGTTTTAGAACATATGATGGAGGAAGAGGTAGATGTAAAGGACATCGTGCAAGAAGATGATACAGTAATCGTTCATGCCGATCCTGAGCAATTTCACGCTGTTCAAGAAGCGTTTAAGAAATTAGGCGTTAGTGAATTCTCTGTTGCAGAGCTTACAATGGTTGCGCAAAACGATGTGGAAGTCCCAGAAGATGCTAAAGAGCAGTTTGAGAAACTGGTTGATGCATTAGAAGACCTTGAGGATGTACAACAGGTATATCACAATGTGGATCTAGGGGAATAA
- a CDS encoding glycoside hydrolase family 2 protein, with product MIRLFETNKIRDVYELEGDWDFQPINEGDSVCERYEYRMPVPACLELHPDFRTYRGKAAYRRKVDVSKDTSIKLNFKGVSHTADVYWNGMHVAHHYNAYTPFSTYIKDVEKGEHELVVIVDNTFSEKSKLHIANDYYTYGGIIRPTSIEYISDVCIDRLSCTSFQKDGVWGADIKVWVTNHHDTIQKVEIKGQLADTPISFGFIEIQANETVDVQINKMFEQLIPWELNNPSLYLLTLHVYTDHQTTPVDDLIERVGFRTVTTENGRIQLNGQDIILKGYNRHEDHPLVGASFPYQLLVQDLELLIETGANSVRTSHYPNDERFLDLCDERGIAVWEENHARGLVLDQMSDPLFQKQCMDCNEEMVQNHVNHPSILIWAILNECASNTQEGKVMYKEQLEQIKELDSSRPVTYATHHREHDICFDLADIISFNLYPLWYTDEDPGELVDQARIWAEELGGGGKPIIMSEFGGDGYYGLRHPNAVRGTEERQAIIIEENLRAYTKRSFISGMYIWQFADCKVVEDTGWLMSRAGTKNSKGIFDEFRRPKLAASVVKKYFSE from the coding sequence ATGATTAGATTATTTGAAACAAACAAGATCCGGGACGTGTATGAGTTAGAAGGTGACTGGGATTTTCAACCGATCAATGAGGGTGATTCAGTATGCGAACGATACGAATATCGTATGCCCGTACCAGCTTGCCTGGAACTTCACCCTGACTTTCGAACATATCGAGGAAAAGCTGCCTATAGGCGCAAAGTAGATGTGAGCAAAGATACGTCGATTAAATTAAATTTTAAAGGCGTGAGTCATACGGCAGACGTTTATTGGAATGGTATGCATGTAGCTCATCATTATAATGCATATACACCCTTTTCTACATATATAAAAGATGTTGAAAAAGGAGAGCATGAACTTGTTGTGATTGTAGACAATACGTTTTCAGAGAAATCTAAGCTTCATATAGCCAATGATTATTACACATATGGTGGTATCATTCGTCCTACTTCCATCGAATACATATCTGATGTATGTATTGATCGTTTGTCCTGCACATCTTTTCAAAAGGATGGCGTCTGGGGAGCGGATATTAAAGTATGGGTAACGAATCATCATGATACTATACAAAAGGTAGAAATAAAGGGCCAATTAGCTGATACACCTATTTCGTTTGGCTTTATCGAAATCCAAGCGAACGAAACAGTAGATGTGCAAATAAACAAGATGTTCGAACAGTTAATACCGTGGGAGTTAAATAATCCGTCTCTTTATTTATTAACTTTACATGTTTATACAGATCATCAAACGACTCCAGTTGATGACCTAATCGAACGTGTTGGCTTCAGAACGGTCACAACAGAGAATGGCCGCATACAATTAAATGGCCAAGATATTATACTAAAAGGGTATAACCGACACGAAGACCATCCATTAGTTGGAGCATCTTTTCCTTATCAGTTATTAGTTCAAGACCTTGAACTCCTTATTGAAACTGGAGCTAATTCTGTTCGGACCAGTCATTATCCAAATGATGAGCGATTCCTAGACCTATGTGACGAGAGAGGAATTGCTGTATGGGAGGAAAATCACGCAAGAGGGCTAGTGCTTGATCAAATGAGTGACCCATTATTCCAAAAGCAATGTATGGATTGTAACGAGGAAATGGTGCAGAATCATGTTAATCATCCAAGTATCTTAATCTGGGCCATTCTAAATGAATGTGCGAGTAATACACAAGAAGGCAAAGTGATGTATAAAGAACAACTTGAACAAATTAAAGAGTTGGACTCATCACGACCAGTGACATATGCTACACATCACCGGGAACACGATATTTGTTTTGATCTTGCGGATATTATTTCTTTTAATCTTTATCCATTATGGTATACAGATGAAGATCCAGGAGAACTGGTTGATCAAGCAAGAATCTGGGCAGAAGAACTTGGTGGAGGTGGTAAGCCGATTATTATGAGTGAGTTTGGCGGAGACGGGTATTACGGTCTACGTCATCCTAATGCAGTACGGGGTACGGAGGAAAGACAGGCGATTATCATAGAAGAGAACCTTCGAGCTTATACGAAGCGATCCTTCATCTCTGGTATGTATATTTGGCAATTTGCTGATTGTAAAGTTGTAGAAGATACAGGGTGGTTAATGAGTCGGGCTGGAACAAAAAATAGTAAGGGCATATTTGATGAATTTAGACGACCTAAGCTTGCAGCTAGTGTAGTGAAAAAGTATTTTAGTGAGTAA
- a CDS encoding alpha-L-fucosidase: MDLYQPRIMYFDWWIQHHAVKPYLKKFAAYYYNRALEWGIEVAINYKHDAFMFGTAVLDIERGQFAEQKPYFWQTDSAVAKNSWCYTENNEYKTAKEIISDLVDIVSKNGSLLLNVGPKADGTIPDEDRAILLEIGDWLKVNGEAIYDTKVWRKSGEGPTEIIEGQFTDNETKVFTPEDIRFTVNGSYLFATVLQYPKSGEVCMTSLAEKDASKLPHFHGIIKEVSLLGFAEQPEWKRTEQGLIVQTHTVQSDMPVVIKILLD; the protein is encoded by the coding sequence GTGGATCTATATCAACCACGGATTATGTATTTTGACTGGTGGATTCAACATCATGCTGTTAAACCATATCTAAAGAAATTTGCTGCTTATTATTATAATCGTGCTCTTGAGTGGGGAATCGAGGTTGCGATTAACTACAAACATGATGCCTTTATGTTTGGGACTGCAGTTCTTGATATTGAAAGAGGACAATTTGCTGAACAGAAACCATACTTCTGGCAAACGGATTCAGCGGTAGCAAAAAACTCCTGGTGTTATACAGAAAATAATGAGTATAAAACAGCTAAAGAGATTATCTCAGACCTTGTTGATATCGTCAGTAAAAATGGTTCATTATTACTAAACGTTGGACCAAAAGCTGATGGAACCATTCCAGATGAAGATCGTGCCATTTTGCTTGAGATTGGTGACTGGTTGAAGGTAAATGGTGAGGCTATATATGACACGAAAGTATGGAGAAAATCTGGGGAAGGACCAACCGAGATTATAGAAGGACAATTCACAGATAACGAAACAAAGGTGTTCACTCCAGAAGATATTCGTTTTACAGTAAATGGTTCTTACCTATTTGCGACAGTCCTGCAATACCCTAAAAGTGGAGAAGTGTGTATGACTTCGCTTGCAGAGAAGGATGCGTCAAAGTTACCTCATTTTCATGGCATTATTAAGGAAGTGTCTTTACTAGGATTTGCTGAGCAACCAGAATGGAAGCGTACAGAGCAAGGTTTGATTGTCCAAACACATACAGTACAAAGTGATATGCCTGTTGTGATAAAGATATTACTTGATTAG
- a CDS encoding alpha-L-fucosidase, translated as MKEAYLETINQVIKEGRFKDHWSSLSEYRVPDWYQGAKFGIFIHWGVYSVPAFGSEWYSRNMYIQGSKEYEHHLKTYGEHKEFGYKDFIPKFRAEYFNPEEWAQLFEDAGARYVMPVAEHHDGFQMYKSEVSPFNAYEMGPKRDVLGELGESLAKREIAFCASSHRMEHWFFMGHGKEFDSDIKEPLVEGDFYWAAMPEPDHQDLFSPSPIKRISRGLACTHM; from the coding sequence ATGAAAGAGGCTTATCTAGAAACTATTAATCAAGTAATAAAAGAAGGGAGATTCAAAGATCATTGGAGCTCTTTATCAGAATATAGGGTACCGGATTGGTACCAAGGAGCAAAGTTCGGCATCTTTATTCATTGGGGTGTTTACTCTGTTCCGGCATTCGGAAGTGAATGGTACTCGCGTAATATGTATATTCAAGGATCAAAAGAATACGAACATCATCTTAAAACGTATGGTGAGCATAAAGAATTTGGATATAAGGACTTTATTCCAAAATTCAGGGCTGAATATTTTAATCCAGAAGAATGGGCTCAGTTGTTTGAAGATGCAGGTGCACGGTATGTCATGCCGGTTGCAGAGCATCATGATGGATTTCAGATGTATAAAAGTGAGGTGTCACCATTTAATGCATATGAAATGGGTCCAAAACGAGATGTACTTGGAGAATTAGGTGAGTCATTGGCCAAACGAGAGATTGCTTTTTGTGCATCTTCTCATCGAATGGAGCATTGGTTTTTCATGGGGCACGGAAAAGAATTTGATAGTGATATTAAAGAACCACTTGTGGAAGGAGATTTTTATTGGGCAGCAATGCCAGAGCCAGACCATCAAGATTTATTTAGCCCAAGCCCCATCAAAAGAATTTCTAGAGGATTGGCTTGTACGCACATGTGA
- a CDS encoding phytoene desaturase family protein, protein MYNIIRAMERVLNELEVDICTNARVDQIIESDGQAKAVQLASGEMLNADIIVSNLEVIPTYEKLLTKAPKAKQEVKKLSNYEPSVSGLVLLLGINRTYPQLAHHNFFFSKDPQLEFKQIFEEKRPADDPTVYVGISSKSDPLQAPVGAENHFILTHVPPLKDGEDWAMYKDTYRETILSKLERNGLSKIRDHIEFEYVFTPNDLNTLYGSNGGSIYGVAADRKTNGGFKIPSRSQVLSNLYFVGGSTHPGGGVPMVTLSGQLTADFILEDELHSGRYTG, encoded by the coding sequence ATGTATAATATCATTCGAGCTATGGAACGAGTGTTGAATGAGCTTGAAGTAGATATTTGTACTAATGCTAGAGTGGATCAAATCATAGAGTCAGATGGACAAGCAAAAGCAGTTCAACTAGCGAGCGGAGAGATGTTGAACGCGGATATCATCGTTTCAAATCTTGAGGTTATACCGACTTATGAAAAACTGCTTACTAAAGCACCAAAAGCAAAACAAGAAGTTAAAAAGCTGAGCAACTATGAACCGAGTGTTTCTGGTTTAGTGTTACTTCTAGGTATAAACCGAACATATCCGCAACTTGCTCATCACAATTTCTTTTTCTCTAAGGATCCGCAATTAGAATTTAAACAAATCTTTGAGGAAAAGCGGCCGGCTGATGATCCAACTGTGTATGTAGGGATATCCTCTAAATCTGATCCGCTGCAAGCACCGGTTGGAGCAGAAAATCATTTTATACTTACTCATGTTCCCCCATTAAAAGATGGAGAGGACTGGGCTATGTATAAAGACACCTATCGTGAAACTATTCTTAGCAAGCTTGAGCGTAATGGTTTATCCAAAATACGTGATCATATTGAATTTGAATATGTATTCACGCCAAATGATCTTAATACACTATACGGATCTAATGGTGGCTCAATCTACGGTGTTGCAGCAGATCGGAAAACAAATGGAGGCTTTAAAATCCCAAGCCGAAGTCAGGTGCTTTCTAATCTTTATTTTGTGGGAGGTTCAACTCACCCAGGTGGAGGGGTTCCGATGGTCACACTGTCAGGACAACTGACTGCCGACTTCATTCTTGAAGATGAACTGCATTCAGGTCGTTATACAGGGTAA